From Butyricimonas paravirosa, one genomic window encodes:
- a CDS encoding RNA polymerase sigma factor, with the protein MDKQNFKLFFLKYFDPVYQFSRKYTDDAAIAHDIAQDAFIKVYEKRMDFDAIEKAKSFVYTTARNLCLNHLKHLKIEHEYSRSFLLNETEEQQFFFEEVTYQETLRVLYNAIDKLPPQTKEIILIGLDGKDNNEIAATLNISVNTVKTLKKNAYKTLRELLVDHKAMLLLVILTGDKEEFISY; encoded by the coding sequence ATGGACAAGCAGAATTTTAAATTATTTTTCCTAAAATATTTTGATCCGGTATACCAATTTTCACGGAAATACACGGACGATGCGGCCATTGCTCACGACATCGCTCAAGATGCATTTATTAAAGTCTATGAAAAACGAATGGATTTCGATGCCATCGAGAAGGCAAAATCCTTCGTATATACCACTGCTCGTAATCTTTGCCTTAACCATTTAAAACATCTGAAAATTGAACATGAATACTCCCGTTCATTCCTTTTAAATGAAACGGAAGAACAACAATTCTTTTTTGAAGAAGTTACCTACCAAGAAACCTTACGTGTTCTGTACAACGCCATAGATAAACTTCCTCCGCAAACAAAAGAAATTATTTTGATCGGCCTAGACGGCAAAGATAATAACGAAATTGCAGCAACTCTCAATATATCTGTAAATACAGTCAAAACGCTAAAAAAGAATGCCTACAAAACACTTCGTGAATTATTAGTTGACCACAAAGCTATGTTATTGTTAGTTATTCTAACTGGGGATAAAGAAGAATTTATATCATACTAA